The following coding sequences lie in one Rutidosis leptorrhynchoides isolate AG116_Rl617_1_P2 chromosome 6, CSIRO_AGI_Rlap_v1, whole genome shotgun sequence genomic window:
- the LOC139856130 gene encoding serine/threonine-protein kinase PCRK1-like, whose translation MKCFHFSICEEKDEAPKTPTKSISVRSFTSLFTGWTGSNSVYVSDISTESIGRPNVPSFSQRPTNLKVFAFSELKSATNGFSRSAKIGEGGFGCVYFGSIKSPQDQTIKIQVAVKQLGRRGLQGHKEWVTEVNVLGVVEHPNLVKLVGYCAEDDERGIQRLLVYEYMPNRSVEDHLSARNEKPLSWTMRLKVAQDAARGLAYLHEEMGFQIIFRDFKSSNILLDGKWNAKLSDFGLARLGPEEGLTHVSTAVVGTMGYAAPEYIQTGRLRSQSDVWSYGVFLYELITGRRPLDRNRPKNEQKLLEWVKPYLDSKKFRLIVDTRLQGKYSMKTAQKLSIIANKCLAKNPKARPKMSEVLEMVNQLVEPTSEQPSPRTPLLSPVRVAPSVVPIKPDKVFVEPIEAKET comes from the exons ATGAAGTGTTTTCATTTTTCTATCTGTGAAGAAAAGGATGAAGcaccaaaaacaccaacaaaaTCGATATCAGTTCGGTCTTTTACTTCGTTATTTACAGGATGGACTGGATCAAATTCTGTATATGTGTCTGATATTAGCACAGAGTCTATAGGAAGGCCTAATGTTCCTAGTTTTTCTCAGAGGCCAACTAATCTTAAAGTATTCGCTTTTAGTGAGCTTAAGTCGGCCACAAATGGCTTTAGCAGGTCTGCAAAGATTGGAGAGGGTGGGTTTGGGTGTGTCTACTTTGGCTCAATCAAGTCCCCTCAAGACCAGACTATAAAGATTCAAGTTGCTGTCAAGCAGCTCGGAAGACGCGGTTTACAG GGGCATAAGGAGTGGGTGACAGAGGTGAACGTTCTTGGTGTGGTTGAGCACCCGAACCTTGTAAAGCTAGTCGGGTATTGTGCAGAAGATGATGAAAGGGGTATTCAAAGGCTTCTTGTTTATGAATATATGCCTAATAGAAGTGTTGAAGATCATTTATCGGCTAGGAACGAAAAACCGCTTTCATGGACTATGCGACTTAAAGTTGCTCAAGATGCCGCTCGTGGTTTGGCATACCTACACGAGGAAATGGGGTTTCAG ATTATCTTCCGAGATTTCAAATCGTCAAACATCCTACTTGATGGTAAATGGAACGCCAAGCTTTCAGATTTCGGTTTGGCTCGTTTAGGTCCCGAAGAAGGACTAACCCATGTCTCCACAGCG GTTGTAGGGACCATGGGGTACGCGGCTCCAGAGTACATTCAAACAGGACGGCTCAGATCCCAAAGTGACGTGTGGAGTTACGGGGTCTTTCTCTATGAACTGATCACGGGTAGGCGCCCATTGGACCGAAACCGGCCCAAAAACGAGCAGAAGCTACTAGAATGGGTGAAACCATATCTTGACTCCAAAAAGTTTCGACTAATTGTTGACACCCGGCTTCAAGGTAAATACTCAATGAAAACAGCACAAAAGTTGTCCATTATAGCTAACAAATGTTTGGCTAAGAACCCGAAAGCAAGACCAAAAATGAGTGAGGTCTTGGAAATGGTTAACCAGCTGGTTGAGCCTACATCAGAACAACCCAGCCCAAGAACACCTCTCTTGAGTCCGGTACGTGTGGCTCCTTCTGTTGTACCCATCAAGCCCGATAAAGTTTTCGTGGAGCCCATAGAAGCTAAAGAGACATAA
- the LOC139854831 gene encoding uncharacterized protein, with product MVKAYRASDFEDHLNVFRRRLKASYKILNDVGFHKWSRSRAEHVRYSYLTSNNVESVNAISVHARKLPVCILTSTVTPYAEHKLAKRTKKSRRWQAIPSTNNLVEVRDGRKNGLVNLADKVCSCGQWQGSGIPCGHVIAAARLFGVANVTQFVSHWFTSEWSDPGPNVLPIVNPPINPKRALGRPKSTKRHLSTGEDTEKTVRTCTRCKELGHSRDTCRSLVDRTGEPTTKRVVKTSASTSKSEKGKEKLTDKETFHAYQSQFNATCNLASDN from the exons ATGGTCAAAGCTTATCGTGCGTCGGATTTTGAGGATCATCTTAATGTATTTCGAAGAAGATTGAAAGCATCTTACAAAATTTTAAATGATGTTGGGTTCCATAAATGGTCTAGAAGTAGAGCTgaacatgttaggtattcataccttactagcaacaaTGTAGAGTCTGTTAATGCAATATCCGTACATGCTCGAAAACTACctgtttgcat tcttacttcaacTGTTACTCCATATGCTGAACATAAACTAGCCAAGAGGACAAAAAAGtcaagaagatggcaagcaattccatcgacaaacaatctagtAGAAGTGCGCGATGGACGAAAAAATGGCCTCGTTAATCTAGCAGATAAAGTTTGTTCATGTGGGCAGTGGCAGGGATCAGGCATACCATGCGGACATGTTATTGCAGCAGCACGACTCTTTGGAGTAGCTAATGTTACTCAATTTGTATCTCATTGGTTCACgtctgaatggtcggatccggGGCCCAACGTCCTACCAATTGTAAATCCTCCCATTAACCCGAAAAGAGCTCTCGGACGCCCAAAATCAACAAAACGTCATCTGTCAACGGGTGAAGACACTGAAAAAAcagtaagaacatgtactcgttgcaaagAACTAGGTCATAGTAGGGATACGTGCAGATCTTTAGTTGATCGAACTGGTGAACCAACCACGAAAAGGGTAGTAAAAACATCGGCCTCAACTTCAAAGTCGGAGAAGGGTAAGGAGAAACTCACTGACAAAGAAACGTTTCATGCTTATCAGTCTCAGTTTAATGCAACGTGCAATCTAGCGAGCgataattag